The genomic stretch tagaataATTTGGATcgattgaaaaaataaaattgatataattatgttttaaatttGAACGTGTAAAAATTGTAATTTAGTCGATAAGAATGGGAAGGGAAGGTTGCTACggctatttttttttatatagggAAAAAATTGGCATGTAATACATAGTTATTGGAAAAAGGTTAgttggtatttttttttaatatgaaattaacttttttgtttaattattattgaacAAATCAGACGTGGAATTTGTTAAGAAAAGAgacagaaaataaattttgaacgTCTAATTTGAGTGAGATACATAAAATTGAGAGGTAGATTTGtatgttaaaaatttttaaaaactaaaatctACAAAGCTGggaattaaatttaatatacattataaatattttaaaaatttaggtacataaatttaaagattaaatttgtattttaaataataaatttatggataaaatatatttttgtctttaaaatttaataaaagatttaaaaatatgtttaagtttattttgtttcaattttgttctaaaattttttaatttatattaaatatatcttTGAcaactaaattttcaaaaaatttaagactaatccaataataaaaaatgaaaattatgtttgatttacttattttaaaatttattcttataaaatttttgtcGAATTGATcctaattttttgaaaacttagcctttaagaatatatttaatgcaaataaaaaacttttgggacaaaaataaaatttagagatatttttaaaacttttaccaaattttaaaaacaaaaaatatattttaccctAAATGTATTAATCTAATTTATATTCTATACATTATACTTAAACATATATCATCCTCCAATAAGATATAAAACATCTTTATCTCTCTAATATTTATCGATAATACTAGAAAGaccaaaaaataacaaaaacgtattttatttaatatttataaatactaaaataaatttttattatttttaactaatactTTTTCTTCcaaaagatttttaaatatttattaattagtgGAATTTTTTTTGGGTGACTTATTAAGAAGTGGATTGCTGCAACTTGGGCCATTTTTAACAACtagtattttatttcttagtatttattttgcgaggaaaaagaaaagagaatgaATCTTACATAAAAGTCAAACACCGACACCGTGACTTATCTCCAGGAGTTGTTAACCATACACTCAGACTCAGTCCTGCTCAGAGATTGTCTTCATACCATTTCtcacatttcttttttttttgtatatatttttaatgataAGTGAAAATGTCTGTGTTTTTGAGACCTGAAGTGTTAAATTGTTGTAAGTTTTAAGAGATTAATCCTTAaatttaatatctaaaaaaGATTCGtataagattttaaatttgCCTACTATACtagtagttaattttaaaagaataatacttaggttattattattaaccctttatttttctaaatgaacaaaattttgaacaatttACTATAATAAATAATGTAGCTTCTAATATTATCAGAAtgtataaaatgaaaaatagatactaaaatgtatttttttataatctaTGGAAACCGTGACAGGAGTATCGCAGTTTATAAATATACGTAATCTGCTATAAGGGTGTCGCAGATTACGTTACGTTGGAAAAAAAAACATCACATAATCCGCGGTAGGGGTGTCGCGGTTTATGTGTGTTTTGGGTTTCGTGCATAAACTGTTACAGAGGTGTCGCGGTTTATGCTTTGTCAACTTTGCCTATAAATACCAAGTAAGATAGAGAGTGGGTCATTTGAGGAGATTCATTTTCATTCTTTCACAAATGGATAGTGAGGAGAGCTTGTTGGTTCTAGTCTACTGCTatggtaaaattaaaaaaagtaatagGCATGGTGTTAAGTTCACGGATAAAGAACCGTTGAGCATTTTTATTCGTTCGACGGATACTTTGTCGGATCTGAAGAGGAACATATTGCAGAAGGCAGGGTTGTGTGGGGCCAAGTTGGTGAAGAAGCTACTCTACAAGATTCTGATGACGGTTCTGTCAAGTGGTGTGCAGTATGAAACATTTGTCATAGGGTCGGATGAAGACATTGGGGTCTTGTTTCATTGTCAGCAGAGTTTTTCGGAGGTGAGAATACACGAGTTGTATGCCAAGTTAGAAGACCGAGTGGACAGTTCCGGGGCTTCAGCGCCAAATCCCCAGTCGATGATGGTGGGGGTGCTTCCACCTCGATGCCTGTCGTTGCACCTGGTTGTCTCCTAGCTGCACCTTCACTTGCTTTAGCACCAGCATCTAGGTCATCTGGTTTGATTACTGGTCTTGTTGGTGGTGGTGAACCGGATCACGTTGAGGACGCGATGTGGGACGATGATCCGGATCACATATCTGGGGATAGTGAGGAGGACACTCCTGTGTCCCCACCTGCACCTCAGGTGCCGTCCAGTTCTGGGTCCCGCCAACAACCGCCGCATTTCTCAACGCTTAACCTGGAAGCAGTGAGTCAACAACCGAATGATGCACACACCTTCGGATACCAAGGATTACACAACGGCAATGCTTCTGATGAATTTCAGATTGGCCAATCTTTTCAGACTAAGGATGAAGCTGTGATGAGTGTTAACGATTATAGCATTCGTCCTGGAGTTCAGTATCGGGTTATGAAATCTGATCATCTGAAGTATATTGGGAGATGCAAGAAGTTCGGAAACGGCTGCACCTGGATGATCCGTGTGGCACTTCGGCAGCGCAAGAGTACCTGGGAGGTTAGAAGGTACAACGGAGCCCACACTTGCCTGGCCACATCGATTTCGAGCGACCACCGACAGCTCGATTACCACGTAATTTGTGCGAGGATCTATCCGTTGGTTAGGGCGGATGCAGCGGTTACCATAAAGGTGTTGTAAGAAGCTACTGAGTCAACCTACAGATTCAGGCCTAATTACAGGAAAGTGTGGAAGGTAAAGCATAAGGCAGTCGCCCAGATTTACGGGGATTGGGAAGAGTCGTATGGGGAGTTGTCCCGGTGGATCCTTGGGATGCAAGCAACGATGGACAGAACCGTAGCTTTGTTGAAGACTTCTCTAGTGCGTATAGGTGGTGAGGTTGATGAGTCTACAGAGCACTTTCACTGACTTTTTTTGACATTCCCTCCATGCGTTGAGGCTTTCAAACATTGCAAGCCA from Arachis stenosperma cultivar V10309 chromosome 9, arast.V10309.gnm1.PFL2, whole genome shotgun sequence encodes the following:
- the LOC130948192 gene encoding uncharacterized protein LOC130948192, which gives rise to MDSEESLLVLVYCYGKIKKSNRHGVKFTDKEPLSIFIRSTDTLSDLKRNILQKAGLCGAKLVKKLLYKILMTVLSSAEFFGGENTRVVCQVRRPSGQFRGFSAKSPVDDGGGASTSMPVVAPGCLLAAPSLALAPASRSSGLITGLVGGGEPDHVEDAMWDDDPDHISGDSEEDTPVSPPAPQVPSSSGSRQQPPHFSTLNLEAVSQQPNDAHTFGYQGLHNGNASDEFQIGQSFQTKDEAVMSVNDYSIRPGVQYRVMKSDHLKYIGRCKKFGNGCTWMIRVALRQRKSTWEVRRYNGAHTCLATSISSDHRQLDYHVICARIYPLVRADAAVTIKVL